Proteins from a genomic interval of Psychrobacter fulvigenes:
- a CDS encoding threonine/serine exporter family protein, which yields MTSISYVQQQRITRLCVRCGLLLMQYGAESAVVVDLSKRLGLALGMNSVECSLNFNAITLTTIRNERCITTTRDTINQSINVNLLVQIQQIVNKTEAVTDNHNNNNNNNKLNHELTDRTILAFDELDKTIYPTWLVGLFVGTSCAAFAYLNGGSLSITAVTFIAGMVAMFTRIYLSKHHFNPFITVIVTAFIASLIGATTYYFDIGNNADIAVASSVLLLVPSFPLINSLSDILKGYVNIGVGRAVFTYMLTLSACVGIVMALVLLRIQHWGF from the coding sequence ATGACTTCTATCAGCTACGTACAGCAGCAACGCATCACTCGACTCTGCGTGCGCTGCGGATTACTGCTTATGCAATACGGCGCTGAGTCTGCCGTGGTGGTGGACTTATCCAAACGCTTAGGGCTGGCTTTGGGGATGAACAGCGTAGAATGTTCGCTGAATTTTAACGCTATTACTTTGACTACCATCCGCAATGAACGCTGTATCACCACTACCAGAGACACGATCAATCAGAGCATCAATGTCAATTTATTGGTACAAATTCAGCAAATTGTTAATAAAACCGAAGCGGTCACAGATAACCATAATAATAACAATAACAATAACAAGCTGAATCATGAACTGACAGACCGCACCATTCTTGCATTTGATGAGTTAGATAAGACGATTTATCCAACATGGCTGGTGGGTCTGTTTGTTGGCACATCTTGTGCCGCGTTTGCTTATCTGAACGGTGGCAGCTTATCGATTACCGCCGTGACCTTTATCGCTGGCATGGTGGCGATGTTCACCCGTATCTATCTGTCCAAACACCATTTCAATCCCTTTATCACGGTCATTGTGACCGCTTTTATCGCCTCTTTAATTGGGGCCACGACCTATTATTTTGATATTGGTAATAATGCGGATATAGCTGTCGCTTCTAGCGTGCTGCTACTGGTGCCAAGCTTTCCTTTGATCAACTCTTTATCAGACATCCTCAAAGGCTATGTCAATATTGGCGTGGGGCGTGCCGTTTTTACCTATATGTTGACCTTGTCGGCGTGCGTTGGTATCGTGATGGCGCTGGTGTTACTTAGAATACAGCACTGGGGATTCTGA
- a CDS encoding DUF503 domain-containing protein produces the protein MHIAILTLTFSLPGCGSLKEKRQRMGGLHARFGSNPSVAVCESGERDRHDASEWTFVIVGLSKREVESQCSQIEEKIERSVDARMMNVEREFI, from the coding sequence ATGCATATCGCTATCCTGACGTTGACGTTTTCACTGCCTGGATGCGGTTCACTCAAAGAAAAACGCCAACGTATGGGCGGCTTACATGCACGCTTTGGCAGTAATCCAAGTGTCGCAGTCTGTGAGAGCGGCGAGCGTGATCGGCATGACGCCAGCGAATGGACATTTGTGATCGTTGGGCTATCGAAACGCGAGGTTGAGTCACAGTGTAGTCAAATCGAGGAGAAGATAGAACGTAGTGTCGACGCACGGATGATGAATGTTGAGAGAGAGTTTATTTAG